The genomic DNA TAGCCTATTATCTTTTCGGCAAAATATTCCAGATGGCGGGGTCCTGCCCCCCATCCAGTTTAAAGATGGCGATGCCGCGCACCCCGAGTTTCTTCGCCAGAGCAATTTTGTCGGCAACAGAGCTCGCGTCACCCCACGTCATCATCCGGAACACCTGATTGACATTTGTGGTGTTTGCAAACGTCAGCGCCGCTTGCGCGACATTCTGGCTGTTTTGGATAAATTGAGGTTTGGCGGTGATAGGCGTTGTTGTCGGCAGATAAGAGAAAAATATTTCCCCTTGTGCGTTTCGCGTGGGTGTAATGCCAAAGGAGTTTGCTATTGGGATTGCGTAGCCGGGATTAAAACTCCACAGCAAATCATATGCGAAACTGCCGGCATAGGCGGTAACGTTGTATTCGTAGCCGTACGTCGGCACGCCGATGACTATTTTTTTCTTGCTTATGTCTTTGGCCATAAGCGTTATGACCTTTTCAACCCATGCGGGGTCTGCCACGGGCGCGTACAGTTCCCCTTTTGCTTCCGCTTCGGCCATGAGTTTGAGGTCAATGCTCTGCTGGTCGTATGCCATAACACGCACGCGGTCGCAGTATTTGTTGATTTCTTTTAAGTCGTTCGCGTAAAGGCTTGCATCGGCAGGAGGAGTGTTGCCGAAATAGCGGTCGGCAACGGGCGTGCGGGCTTCTATGGTGCACATCACCCACTTATTGCCCATGCGCTGATATAGCCCGCGAAGAAACGTGGAGAAATAATCTCTGTCTTCCGCACGTTTGCCTTCAAAATCTATATCAATACCGTCAAAATTATTTTCCTTCACGAGCGCGGTGATGGCATCTTCAAGGGCAATACGTGATTTCTGATTACTCAATATCTTGTGCAGAAGTTCGGAATTGCTCGTCATGATGGTCGGAATGATACGGACTTTTTGGCGTTTTGCCTCGGCGATGAAACTCACCCAGGGCTCTTTATCAAGTGAGCCGTTATCAAGGAAAGTGCCATCGCTTTTAAGCGTATAGACGAACGGGTTTACTTCTATAAGTTGGTTGAGGTGTGGCAATACATCGGCAGTCCCTGTCGCTGTTCTCCAATACGGTATCCAACCCGAAACCTCAAACGGCGCGTAGATAGGCGCGGCAGATGCGCCGAAGGGCGCAAGCAGAAAAATAGCCAAAACAAAAAGCGAGAGGAATGATATTCTCATAAGTACTTTCATGCTATCTATTATAACGGATAAAGGTTAGGGGTATTACTTCTTTCAGGGAGCGATTCTACTATTAAAAAGTTTTCTTGGATAGCAGTTGTTTGTGACTGAAACTTATTAAATTTGAGAACATTCACTACAGCAAAAATACATAGAAAAAGAATCCCTATCATTAGAAAAATCGCACTCCCAATAGTCAACCAGTCAGCTATCTTACCCCAAGCCCCATTATAGTTCCTTAGTGAACGTACATCTTCTTCTTTTCTAGAAAAATGCCAATCCGCCAAAATATACGCAATAATAATCGAGAAGATTGAAAGAAGTAGTAAACTCCACGATATGAAAAGAATCAAAATATTTGATAGACCAATATTAACGATACCGGTAACAAAAGTTATAGAAAGAACAAAAGTACCCGCTGAAAAAGTGACAAGTAACTTGTCAAACTTTTCCCTTTCTCGAATACGGGCTTTTCTAATATCTGTTATGATTTCTCCAATTGTTAGCATGCTTTAAGATATTTGGAATTTATTTTTATTAATTTAGTGGCATTGTTCTGATATAGCGTGAAAGGTGGAAAGTTACAAGATGAAGGTCTTCATCATTTAAGATTACTGAGGAGTTTTTTATAAATGTCGGAAGCGCTTTTGGATTTAGGAGCCATAAACCTTTTTTTTCTTGAGCATACTTTGAACTTGTAGAGTCAACAAACCAACCGGGAAAAACAATAACTGGTCGGACCTGAAATTCTTTTCCAGTACTTTCTTTTAAAATTTTCTTCAGCCAAATTGCTTCATCAATACTTTGAGTAATTGGGTGTTTATCAGGATAACGACTACCCACTATTACACCCTCGCCATCGAACGTAATAGATTCATTTCCACCCTTCTTGCTCCGCGCTTTAGTTTCAATGGTAAAAATTCCATGTGGAGAAACGACAACGTGGTCAATGTTAAAATTCTCTCCCAATACGTCATGGAAAACGACACAGCCTGAAACTCTGAGTTCTTCAAGGGATTGTCCCACCTCCCTCTCACCATCCCGCCCTAGTTTTATTTTTTGTATTTCAGATATATTTTTTTTAAGTCTGAAAGACAAGAAAATTATTACTATTAATCCCGCAATTAAAGTCCTTACAGGGTGAGGTTCTATTGGAAATGGAAAGTAAAAACGTATCCATTCAAAAATAATAAAGCATACACTAAATAAAATAAGAAGAGCGGGAAAAAATAATTTCTCGTATAAGGAATCCTGCAATTTTTCGTCAAGAGACTGGCCTGGAAGCCGTAATATCTGGTTTTTAAGTGGACTATTCATATTCACAAAATCGGATATTGAGCAAATTCCGAAAGCAAATTTTTTTCGTACAAGATGCGAGAAAAGGCTTCGGCTTCATAGAGAGCGCCATTGAGAGCGTTGTGCGGATGCGGTTCTACAGGAATGCCGACATATTCCATTATTGAATCGGAATTAAGAGCGCTTCTCCCCTTTTCTATGGGCGGTGTAATACCATGTTGAACCATATGCAAATACACCATTGAATGCAAATCAAGCGAACGGTGCGCCAAAGTGAAGTCCATATGATTGCGCTCGGTCGCGGCCTTTAGAAAATCTAAGTCAAAAGAAGGGTTCTGCCCTGCAATCGTATGCACCTTGCTCTCCAATAGCCATTTAAAAAATTCTTTAACAATCTCCCCTTCCGATTTTTTCGCGGGGTCCGTGAGGCTTTCTTTACTGAAACCATTTACCTCCAACGCCTCGTCCATAATATGCGCCCCCGCCCACATTCTGCATTCTGCGTAGAAACGCCTTTCAGGGTTATTGAAATCAACCGCGCCAATACTTAACAGCGAGTGCTTGTACGGGTGCGTTCCTGTTGCTTCTACGTCTAGGATAATCATTTGTGTTATCCTAAATGATAGAACATTTCAAAGGAGGAAACCATGCCCCTTAAAAAACGTCAGAAAAACATTCTAACGGCATTAAAAGAACTGGGCGGAGAAGCGTCCACCCGTGAGATCGCGGAAAAAGTGTCATTAAATGTAAACGGTGTCTCCCAGAGCCTTGGCGCTCTTGGTAAGTATGTTGTCGGACTAGGCGGTCGAGGTGGAGAAATGCGCTGGAAATTGGTAAGTGAGTGATTTTTTCACAAATTAAAGAACCTCTTCCCGAGGTTCTTTTTTATCACTAACCCCTTCACGTTAAAGTGAGGAATTGCGAATGGCCTTTATTTAAGACCCTTGCAATTCGCCGCGGGAGTGTAACCTGCCGCGCGGGCTTCCTCGGGAGAATTAAAAGTAATTTTGTTTTCTTCCGCTATGCTTCTGGCGCCCGAACACCACGGATAGTGGTACTTCGTCCCCTTCTTTGAAGCGACAACCATTTCCGAAGAGACCTCCTGGGAGGCGAGATTTTGGGCTTGCGTGACCTGTGCGGGAGATGCTATCTGGGAGGTGTTCTCTATCGCCACGGGCTCTTTATGGCCAAAGGAGAGCCTCCCCAAGCCAAAAGCGGCCGAGCCCACCAAAATGAGCATAAAGGCCACAAAAAGGCTTTGAATACCGTCATCGTCGTTACCGAAAGAGGCCTTGATTTTCTCCGTGATTTCTTTTATACTGTTCCCCATTACGTCAAATTGTAACACAGCACTATGGCACATAGAAAAGCCCAAGGTTCTACAAAAAACGACCGAGATTCAAATGCGAAGTATCGCGGTATAAAAATCAGCAATGGAGGAACGGCTAAAACCGGAATGATTTTGGTGCGCCAAAAAGGCACGAAGTTTATCCCCGGCAAGAACGTCGGTATGGGAAGCGACTATACTCTCTTTGCTCTCAAAGACGGAAAAGTGAAATACGGCACGAAGCGCAAAATGCACTTCGACGATACCATCGTCTCCAAAAACATCGTCCACGTTATCTAAATCAAAATCCGCCCTGAGCAAAGTCGAAGGGCGGATTTTTTGTTTTCTTACTATTCTGAGTCTGAGGCGGTAACAATTAATTTCAGTTTTGTTGTCTTGCCGTTGGCTTCAACTTCAATCATATGCTCCCCCACTTCTTTGACGGGGTGCTCGAGCTTGATGAATCGAGGACTGATATCCAAGCGTGTTTGTTTTTTTACTTCTTCGGCAATTGTTTCTTTGTGAATACCCGCGAAGAGATGCCCTTTTTCGTTTACCTTGCCTTTGATTTCAACGGTAACTTTGGCGATGTCGCCCATGTTCTTTGCCAGTAAATCTTCCTGGATTTTGATATCCGCTTCCATCGTCTTTTTCTTTGCCTCAACTTCCGCAACAAATCCCTCTGTTGCCAAACGGGCAAAATGGTTAGGAAAAAGGTAGTTCTGCGCGTATCCGGCGGAAACGTTTACAATATCGTATTTTTTGCCCACTTTCGGAGCGTCTTTAACCAAAACAACTTTCATACATTAGGTTTTAGATTCCTTGGTAATCCTGTATTTCTATCACTTTTTGAGGAGAATATCAACCGCCTTCTGTAATTGGGGGTCTCTTCCCTTTTCAATATCCTCGGAAGTTATCGGCACTACAACGTCGGGCGTAAAACCGGCGACAGAAATAGAGTTGCCGTTTGGCGTCAGCCATTTGGCAATGGTAATTTTCAGAGATGTATCGGCGGTCAGTTGTACGAGTTCCTGCACCGTGCCTTTACCGAATGTCTGTTCTCCGACAACCGTTGCGACACCGTGCTCGCTTAAGGCTCCCGCCAAAATTTCAGAGGCCGAAGCGGAGCCTTGGTTTACAAGAATAACGAATTCGAGATTTTCGTTGAAAATATCATAGCCCTTGCTTCTGTGGAACTGCTGTTCTTCTTTTCCCCCGTAGTCTTCGATGGCAATAATTTTGCCCGCCGGTAGAAACCAGCTTCCGATGTCAACAGCGGCTTCCAAAAAGCCTCCAGGATTTCCACGCAAATCGAGCACCAACCGTGTTGAGCCCGAGAGAATGAATTCACGAAGGGCATTTCGGAAAAGATTCGGCGAAACTGCGGAAAAATTGTAGAGTTTTATGACAAATATGCCGTCAGAGCGAAGTTCGGTATCAAGAGTGGGAATGTCTATAACGTCGCGAACAACGCTTATTTCAAGCGCTTCACTTTCGCCTTCACGGACAATGGTAAAGGTCACTTTCGTGCCTTTCGGTCCGCGGATTTTTTGAATAGCGTCATCCACGGAAACGCGGGCCGTTGAAGTGCCGTCAATTGCTATGATTTTGTCCTGCGCCTGAATGCCCGCGCGATACGCCGGCGTGCCTTTGAGCGGGGCAACAACCGTCAGCACGTTGTCTCGGATGCCGATTTCCATTCCCACGCCCTCAAAATTTCCGCTGATTTCGCTTTCAAAGTATTTTGCTTCCACGGGCGGGAAAAAGACGGTGTACGGGTCTCCGAAGGAGTCCGCAAGGCCTGAAATAGCACCCCATACTTTGTCGGCATCCGTTACCGTTTTCTCGGTTGTGGTTGAGACCGAAACGAATTTTGAATCAAGGATGGTCCACGCTTTCCAGAACGGGGCGAAGTCGACAGAGGAAGGCTTGCCCTCCTCTTTATTTAAAAGATTGATAGCAGCGACCGTCGCGCGCTTCTCGCCCATGTAGAATCCAATGCCAAAAGAAGCCCCGATAAGGGCCGCGGCAACGATAATAACTATTGTTTTGGTGGAAAAATTCCGCATGTGCTTTCCAATTATCGCACGCTCGTATCGTGATGGTCAAATAAAACATCGCAAGATATAATAGTGCGTATATGATGAATCGGTACCAGTACGACAGTGTAACGTGGATAGACCTTAATCAGCCTACTGAAGAAGAGGTTGGTGTTGTCGCTAAAGAATTTTCCATAGACGCGGTGGTTTCTCACGACCTTCTGACACCTACACCGAAGCCTAAAGTGGAAATCGGAAATGGATATCTTTACACGGTGCTTCACTTCCCCGTATCCAAGCATACGCACATGGAAGATTGCTCGTCGCAGGAAATCGATTTTCTTGTCGGCAAAAATTTTGTCATTACCGTGCGGTATGAAATTGTGGACGCCCTCGAGCAATTGGCCAAAGAGGTTGAAGTGAAGTCCATCGTCACCGACGGCATGGACAAGAGAAGTGGAAATCTGCTCTTCTTTATCATGCTTAAAGAATTGTACGAATCGGTGGAGAACGAACTCGGGTACCTCAACGACTGGATGCAAGGTATTGAAAAGAAGATTTTTACCGGGCAGGAAAAAGATATGGTTATTTCCCTCTCGCATGCCATCCGCGTATTGCTTGATTTCAAAAAAGTTATTCGTACTCATACCCATCTGCTTCCGGCTATCGAGATTTCCGGAAAGAAAATTTTTGGAGACGAATTTGAATATCAGATTGACGCTCTGCAAGCCGAACACGGCAACATAAGCGAATCTATCGACAGTCTCATGGAATCTGTTGTTGAATTCCGCGAAACAAACAATTCTCTGCTTGAATCGAAACAGAACGAAGTGATGAAGACACTTACTCTCATGGCGTTTATTACTCTCCCGCTTTCCTTGATTGCGAGCATTTTCAGCATGAACACATGGCTTCCGTTTGTCGGACAGGAAAACGATTTTTTCATCGTGCTTATCATTATGGTTGTCGCCGTTTTGACTATTTTCCTTGCTTTCAAATTAAGGAAATGGATTTAACCGATGCTTTCGCTTTTTAATACTCTTACCGACCGCAAAGAAGAATTTGCTCCACTTCACGACAAAACCGTCGGAATGTATCATTGCGGCCCGACGGTATATAACTATCCGCACGTCGGAAACCTCCGTGCTTACGTATTTGCCGATATCCTTAAGCGCGCCCTCTTATATGAGGGCCTTTCGGTAACCCAAGTCATCAATATTACCGATGTGGGACACCTTGTCGGAGACCATGACGAGGGAGAGGACAAAGTGGAAGCGGGCGCGCGAAAAGAAGGAAAAACCGCGCAAGAAATCACCGAGTTTTACACGCAGGCTTTTTTCGACGACATACACGCCCTCAATATCGAAACTACCGGCACCCTCTTCCCTCGCGCGACGGAAAACATTGAAGAGCAAATCGCCCTTATCAAACACCTTGGAGAAAAAGGATACACGTATGTGACATCCGATGGTGTTTATTTCGACACTTCCAAGTTTCCCGATTACGGGAAATTGGGAAATATAAATTTGGCGGGGCTTTCGGAAGGCGCGCGCGTTGCCGCCAATACGGAGAAGAAGAATCCGACTGATTTCGCATTATGGAAATTCTCTCAAAGCGCCGAAAAACGCCAGCAGGAGTGGGAATCGCCGTGGGGAACGGGATTTCCCGGATGGCATGCCGAGTGTTCGGCCATGTCCATGAAGTTTTTGGGAGAAACGTTTGATATTCATACCGGAGGCATCGACCATATTCCCGTCCATCACAACAACGAAATCGCGCAATCCGAAGCGGCAACAGGAAAGAAATTTGTCCGTTTCTGGATGCATAATGCGTTTATCAATGCTTCGGGAGACGTGAAAATGGCAAAGTCGGAAGAAAATTTCGTACGGCTCGCGGGTATCGCCGAACATGGCATTCATCCCATCGCTTGCCGCTATTGGCTCCTCTCCGCTCATTACCGTTCACCGATGATTTTTTCCTGGGACGCGTTGGAGGCGGCGGATGTCGCGTTGCGGAAACTTAATGCGCACGTTTTACAACTTCCCGAATCCGAAGGAAAACTTGCTTCTCCATATCATGCGGAATTTAAAAAACTTATTGAAGACGATTTGGACACTCCCAAAGTGCTCGCGCTCTTGTGGAAACTTGTTAAAGATACTCAAATAAAAGAAGAGGACAAGAAAGCGACTATTTTGGACTTTGACCGGGTACTCGGGCTCAATCTCTCCGCTTCCCTGTTTGAAGAAGGGATAATCCCCCAAAATGTCCGCGAACTTGCCGAAAAACGAGAGAAGTCCCGCGTGGAAAAAAATTGGAAAGAGGCTGATGCTCTTAGAGAACAAATTCTTTCCCTTGGCTATGAAATACGCGATACGGAACATGGTTTTTTCATCGGGAAAAAACGCTGAAAGTTAAACAAAAAAAAACTGCCGAGAGGTTTTACGCTCTCGGCAGGCAAAGAAGGAGGTACTGCTCACTACTCTAATGACTAAAGATCCCTCTTCAGTCGCTTGCCACACTCTAACACAACAAATCTGCAGGTCAAGGACTTGTTCACAATTTAGACACACCTTTTCCTCTTTTTCCTCCTCTTTTTTAATAGACGGATTTTTGGGTGTGATAGACTTAAAGTTACAAAAAAAATGCCTGTTTCTCCATTTATGCAAGTCAAAAATGTCCGCGTACCTCCTCAAAACGTTGAGGCGGAAATGGCATTGTTGGGCTCGGTCATGCTTCGTCCAGAGGCATTGTATGAAATTATCGACATAATTTCTCCCGATGTTTTTTATTCAACGAGACATCGGATTATTTTTGACGGGATGCTTGATTTGTTTTCCAAAAGCACACCCGTTGACCTTCTCTCCCTTTCTTCCCGTCTTAAAGAAAAAAATCTTCTCGACGATGTCGGAGGAAGCACATATCTTTCCGAACTCGTAAGCTCGGTTCCCTCTTCCGCCCACGTTGAACACTATGCGGAAATCGTGCGCAAAAAATATCTGATGCGCAAACTTATTGAGGCATCCGAACATATCGCCCTTCTCGGATACGAAGAGGCGCATGAGATTGAATATATTCTTGATGCCGCGGAAAAAAGAATTTTTGAAGTTACCAACACTTCCAACCTTCACAATTTCACCTCTCTCAAAGACGCTCTCGGCGAAGCGTGGGAAAGATTGGACAGGCTCCACCGTTCCGAAGACAAAATCCGCGGAGTGCCCACCGGCTACCAGGAACTCGATAACAAACTTTCAGGTTTGCAAAAATCAGACCTTATCATCCTTGCCGCACGTCCTTCCATGGGAAAAACGTCTCTTGCTCTCGACATTGCCCGCCAAACAGCGATAAAACACAATACTCCCGTCGGTATTTTTTCTCTGGAAATGAGTTCGCAACAGCTTGTTGACCGCATGCTCGCGGCCGAGTCGCGCGTTGACGCGTGGAAATTACGCACCGGCCAGCTTTCTATAGAACAAGAATTCGGAAAAATCCGAGATTCGCTTGACGTGCTTTCCAAAGCCCCGATTTATATAGACGACCAGCCCGGCAATACAATCCTCAAAATGCGTTCCACCGCGCGACGCTTGAAGAGCGAAAAAAATCTCGGGCTTATTATCGTCGATTACCTTCAGCTCATGGCCCCGACGCATACGCGTGCTTCGGATTCTCTGGTTCAACAAGTCACGGAAATTTCCCGCTCTCTCAAACACTTGGCCCGCGAACTTGATGTGCCCGTGCTCGCGCTTTCCCAGTTATCGCGCGCCGTTGAACAGCGCGGCGGACGTCCCCGACTTTCGGACTTACGCGATTCGGGTTCCATCGAACAGGATGCGGACGTCGTGATGTTCATTCACCGAGAGGATAAATACGACGAGAACAGCGACCGGCCGAACATCGCCGAAATACTCATTGAAAAACACCGTAATGGTCCGACCGGAAAAGTTGAACTTTATTTTGACGACAAAAAGTCAACGTTTCTCAGTATTGAAAAATCGGAAGTTCCGTCCGCCGACTCGGAATTCGGTGACCTGTAAACCATGCGAAGCGTTGATACTCTGATTGAGATATTCATGAAGTTTCCCGGCGTGGGCCCCCGTCAGGCACGCCGTTTTGTATATTTTCTTTTGGGAAAAAACGGGACGTTTATCGCGGAGTTGAACGAAGCGTTGCAGAAGCTTTCCAAAGAAATGCGTCTATGCGAATCGTGTTTCAGATATTTTCATAAAGAGAACGGCAATACGTCCGCCGTATGTTCCATATGCTCGGACACGCACCGCGACGAACATTCCCTCCTTATTGTCTCGGGAAATGTTGATTTGGAAAGTATTGAAAAAAGCGGATATTGGAAAGGGCGATATTTCGTGCTCGGAGGCATTGTTCCCATACTTGAAAAAAATCCCGAACAGAGAATCAAACTGAAAGAATTGAAACAAAAAATAGAAAAGGAGGGCAAGAAAAAAATACTTAAAGAGATTGTCCTCGCGCTCAATACCACTCCCGAAGGAGAAAATACTTCCCTTTTCTTGCAGTCCAACCTTGAACCGCTTTTTAAAGAACATTCAATTAAAATCTCCGTGCTTGGACGCGGGCTCTCAACCGGTGCCGAGCTTGAATACGCCGACAGCGAAACCATCAAAAACGCTCTACAAAACAGGCATTAAAAAAAACAGACGCGATTTGCGTCTGTTTTTACTTTATAGCGTCTATTTTCACCACAGCAAAGGGCTGGCGGTGGGTATTAACTTTTCGGTAACGGCTTTTTTGTCTGTATTTTAAAACCAAAACCTTAGCTGATCTTCCCGCTTTGGCGTATGTTGCTTCCACTTTCGCACCTGTTATATACGGTGTGCCGATGGTTGTGTCCGTGCCATTGTCCACCAAAAGCACTTTATCAAAAGTGATCTTGTCTCCTTCTTTGTGTTCTCCGGCAAGTTTTTCAATTTTTAGGGTGTCCCCCACTTTAACCGTGTACTGTTTTCCGCCAGTCAAAATAACTGCGAATTCTTTTCCTGAAGCGGTCTTCGGGGTTTTCTTTACCGTATTCTTTTTTACTGCCTTTTCAGCCATAATGTTGCCTATTCTACACAAATATACTCAAAATGCAAACGTTTTTACAGAGCCATATTATGTGCTAGTATCTCCAAGAGAAATTTAAACCGAAAATTCTTAAAAA from bacterium includes the following:
- the dnaB gene encoding replicative DNA helicase, translated to MPVSPFMQVKNVRVPPQNVEAEMALLGSVMLRPEALYEIIDIISPDVFYSTRHRIIFDGMLDLFSKSTPVDLLSLSSRLKEKNLLDDVGGSTYLSELVSSVPSSAHVEHYAEIVRKKYLMRKLIEASEHIALLGYEEAHEIEYILDAAEKRIFEVTNTSNLHNFTSLKDALGEAWERLDRLHRSEDKIRGVPTGYQELDNKLSGLQKSDLIILAARPSMGKTSLALDIARQTAIKHNTPVGIFSLEMSSQQLVDRMLAAESRVDAWKLRTGQLSIEQEFGKIRDSLDVLSKAPIYIDDQPGNTILKMRSTARRLKSEKNLGLIIVDYLQLMAPTHTRASDSLVQQVTEISRSLKHLARELDVPVLALSQLSRAVEQRGGRPRLSDLRDSGSIEQDADVVMFIHREDKYDENSDRPNIAEILIEKHRNGPTGKVELYFDDKKSTFLSIEKSEVPSADSEFGDL
- a CDS encoding NERD domain-containing protein; the protein is MNSPLKNQILRLPGQSLDEKLQDSLYEKLFFPALLILFSVCFIIFEWIRFYFPFPIEPHPVRTLIAGLIVIIFLSFRLKKNISEIQKIKLGRDGEREVGQSLEELRVSGCVVFHDVLGENFNIDHVVVSPHGIFTIETKARSKKGGNESITFDGEGVIVGSRYPDKHPITQSIDEAIWLKKILKESTGKEFQVRPVIVFPGWFVDSTSSKYAQEKKGLWLLNPKALPTFIKNSSVILNDEDLHLVTFHLSRYIRTMPLN
- a CDS encoding winged helix-turn-helix transcriptional regulator yields the protein MPLKKRQKNILTALKELGGEASTREIAEKVSLNVNGVSQSLGALGKYVVGLGGRGGEMRWKLVSE
- a CDS encoding toprim domain-containing protein codes for the protein MRSVDTLIEIFMKFPGVGPRQARRFVYFLLGKNGTFIAELNEALQKLSKEMRLCESCFRYFHKENGNTSAVCSICSDTHRDEHSLLIVSGNVDLESIEKSGYWKGRYFVLGGIVPILEKNPEQRIKLKELKQKIEKEGKKKILKEIVLALNTTPEGENTSLFLQSNLEPLFKEHSIKISVLGRGLSTGAELEYADSETIKNALQNRH
- the rpmA gene encoding 50S ribosomal protein L27, with the translated sequence MAHRKAQGSTKNDRDSNAKYRGIKISNGGTAKTGMILVRQKGTKFIPGKNVGMGSDYTLFALKDGKVKYGTKRKMHFDDTIVSKNIVHVI
- a CDS encoding 3'-5' exonuclease — its product is MIILDVEATGTHPYKHSLLSIGAVDFNNPERRFYAECRMWAGAHIMDEALEVNGFSKESLTDPAKKSEGEIVKEFFKWLLESKVHTIAGQNPSFDLDFLKAATERNHMDFTLAHRSLDLHSMVYLHMVQHGITPPIEKGRSALNSDSIMEYVGIPVEPHPHNALNGALYEAEAFSRILYEKNLLSEFAQYPIL
- the rplI gene encoding 50S ribosomal protein L9, yielding MKVVLVKDAPKVGKKYDIVNVSAGYAQNYLFPNHFARLATEGFVAEVEAKKKTMEADIKIQEDLLAKNMGDIAKVTVEIKGKVNEKGHLFAGIHKETIAEEVKKQTRLDISPRFIKLEHPVKEVGEHMIEVEANGKTTKLKLIVTASDSE
- a CDS encoding glycosyl hydrolase family 18 protein, which codes for MKVLMRISFLSLFVLAIFLLAPFGASAAPIYAPFEVSGWIPYWRTATGTADVLPHLNQLIEVNPFVYTLKSDGTFLDNGSLDKEPWVSFIAEAKRQKVRIIPTIMTSNSELLHKILSNQKSRIALEDAITALVKENNFDGIDIDFEGKRAEDRDYFSTFLRGLYQRMGNKWVMCTIEARTPVADRYFGNTPPADASLYANDLKEINKYCDRVRVMAYDQQSIDLKLMAEAEAKGELYAPVADPAWVEKVITLMAKDISKKKIVIGVPTYGYEYNVTAYAGSFAYDLLWSFNPGYAIPIANSFGITPTRNAQGEIFFSYLPTTTPITAKPQFIQNSQNVAQAALTFANTTNVNQVFRMMTWGDASSVADKIALAKKLGVRGIAIFKLDGGQDPAIWNILPKR
- a CDS encoding CorA family divalent cation transporter, translating into MMNRYQYDSVTWIDLNQPTEEEVGVVAKEFSIDAVVSHDLLTPTPKPKVEIGNGYLYTVLHFPVSKHTHMEDCSSQEIDFLVGKNFVITVRYEIVDALEQLAKEVEVKSIVTDGMDKRSGNLLFFIMLKELYESVENELGYLNDWMQGIEKKIFTGQEKDMVISLSHAIRVLLDFKKVIRTHTHLLPAIEISGKKIFGDEFEYQIDALQAEHGNISESIDSLMESVVEFRETNNSLLESKQNEVMKTLTLMAFITLPLSLIASIFSMNTWLPFVGQENDFFIVLIIMVVAVLTIFLAFKLRKWI
- the cysS gene encoding cysteine--tRNA ligase; translation: MLSLFNTLTDRKEEFAPLHDKTVGMYHCGPTVYNYPHVGNLRAYVFADILKRALLYEGLSVTQVINITDVGHLVGDHDEGEDKVEAGARKEGKTAQEITEFYTQAFFDDIHALNIETTGTLFPRATENIEEQIALIKHLGEKGYTYVTSDGVYFDTSKFPDYGKLGNINLAGLSEGARVAANTEKKNPTDFALWKFSQSAEKRQQEWESPWGTGFPGWHAECSAMSMKFLGETFDIHTGGIDHIPVHHNNEIAQSEAATGKKFVRFWMHNAFINASGDVKMAKSEENFVRLAGIAEHGIHPIACRYWLLSAHYRSPMIFSWDALEAADVALRKLNAHVLQLPESEGKLASPYHAEFKKLIEDDLDTPKVLALLWKLVKDTQIKEEDKKATILDFDRVLGLNLSASLFEEGIIPQNVRELAEKREKSRVEKNWKEADALREQILSLGYEIRDTEHGFFIGKKR
- the rplU gene encoding 50S ribosomal protein L21 translates to MAEKAVKKNTVKKTPKTASGKEFAVILTGGKQYTVKVGDTLKIEKLAGEHKEGDKITFDKVLLVDNGTDTTIGTPYITGAKVEATYAKAGRSAKVLVLKYRQKSRYRKVNTHRQPFAVVKIDAIK
- a CDS encoding S41 family peptidase, giving the protein MRNFSTKTIVIIVAAALIGASFGIGFYMGEKRATVAAINLLNKEEGKPSSVDFAPFWKAWTILDSKFVSVSTTTEKTVTDADKVWGAISGLADSFGDPYTVFFPPVEAKYFESEISGNFEGVGMEIGIRDNVLTVVAPLKGTPAYRAGIQAQDKIIAIDGTSTARVSVDDAIQKIRGPKGTKVTFTIVREGESEALEISVVRDVIDIPTLDTELRSDGIFVIKLYNFSAVSPNLFRNALREFILSGSTRLVLDLRGNPGGFLEAAVDIGSWFLPAGKIIAIEDYGGKEEQQFHRSKGYDIFNENLEFVILVNQGSASASEILAGALSEHGVATVVGEQTFGKGTVQELVQLTADTSLKITIAKWLTPNGNSISVAGFTPDVVVPITSEDIEKGRDPQLQKAVDILLKK